A genome region from Eremothecium gossypii ATCC 10895 chromosome VII, complete sequence includes the following:
- the SAD1 gene encoding mRNA splicing protein SAD1 (Syntenic homolog of Saccharomyces cerevisiae YFR005C (SAD1)): MLDGRVPDSKNSSFKAFYKIYATETTRVGERMPGKREVEESDSEDLYREEGNKRLHISSSDERGLLQTIEKKRLDFYSEKVCSVTLSTIDVYSCLTCGKYLQGRNEGSPAFKHSIEDLHRLFMHMRTFKTYILPENRPFRNAEVLDQIRYGFKPTYGRLQVADFPQDCEDLNGQPYLNGFVGLHNISNNGSSNVILLMLAHIKPVRDLFLLNDDLLERADPFINKLALLIRHIWSPNLFRRHVSPHEFLQYVATHLAQPSSMKAYSDPRNFMLFVINRMLKSSCGEVRKTLTDNIQGTVTIRTTKIVPVPNDDGSAIKFVLDTRTAKSTDVMFWMLSLDLPPRPLFKDGKSANSLPQVKLEELMGKFDGTVEQHLKESVKLNKVSRCPRYLVLHLKRFEPGKFPVQERNQTVVEFGQELEFRSVKFRLLMNVVHEATKPAKNQEVPILDEISNWKIQIRNDKDDTWFELDEGNVRKREKELLFLNETYLQVWERVAAA, encoded by the coding sequence ATGCTTGACGGGAGAGTTCCGGATTCAAAAAATTCCAGCTTCAAAGCGTTCTATAAGATATACGCTACAGAAACGACGCGCGTTGGAGAAAGGATGCCGGGAAAGCGGGAGGTTGAAGAAAGCGATAGTGAAGATTTGTATCGGGAAGAGGGTAACAAAAGGTTGCACATTAGCAGTTCTGATGAGCGAGGTTTATTACAAACAATTGAGAAAAAACGGCTCGATTTCTATTCAGAGAAGGTTTGCTCCGTGACATTGTCAACGATAGACGTCTATTCATGTCTTACATGTGGCAAATACCTACAAGGTCGGAATGAGGGCTCCCCAGCATTTAAACATTCCATCGAAGATTTACATCGCCTATTCATGCATATGCGGACATTTAAAACTTATATCCTTCCGGAAAATCGGCCCTTTCGGAACGCTGAGGTCTTGGATCAGATAAGGTATGGTTTTAAACCGACTTATGGAAGGCTCCAGGTGGCCGACTTTCCACAGGACTGCGAGGACCTTAATGGACAGCCGTACCTGAATGGCTTTGTCGGACTGCATAATATATCGAACAATGGTTCCTCCAACGTCATATTACTTATGCTGGCCCATATCAAGCCCGTGAGAGATCTGTTCCTTCTCAATGATGACCTGCTGGAGAGGGCCGATCCATTCATAAATAAGCTAGCGCTTTTGATTAGACATATCTGGTCACCCAACCTCTTTAGGCGGCATGTATCACCTCATGAATTTTTACAATATGTCGCTACACATCTCGCACAACCAAGCTCAATGAAAGCTTATAGCGATCCGAGGAACTTTATGCTATTTGTTATAAACCGTATGCTCAAGTCGTCCTGTGGAGAGGTACGAAAAACGTTAACGGACAATATTCAGGGTACAGTTACCATAAGGACAACAAAAATAGTGCCTGTCCCTAATGATGACGGCAGTGCAATTAAATTCGTACTGGACACCAGGACCGCTAAGTCCACGGATGTCATGTTCTGGATGCTGAGCCTAGATTTGCCCCCCAGACCTCTGTTCAAAGACGGGAAGTCCGCCAACAGTCTGCCGCAGGTGAAATTGGAAGAGCTGATGGGAAAGTTTGACGGCACCGTAGAACAACATTTGAAGGAAAGTGTCAAGCTAAACAAGGTGAGCCGTTGCCCGCGATACCTAGTTCTTCATCTCAAGCGTTTTGAACCCGGCAAGTTCCCTGTGCAGGAGAGAAACCAAACAGTTGTGGAGTTTGGCCAGGAACTGGAATTCCGTTCAGTGAAGTTCAGATTGCTGATGAATGTTGTACACGAAGCTACCAAACCTGCAAAGAACCAGGAAGTACCCATTCTAGATGAAATTAGCAACTGGAAAATACAAATTAGAAACGATAAAGACGACACTTGGTTCGAACTGGATGAAGGAAACGTCAGAAAGAGGGAGAAAGAGCTCTTGTTCCTGAACGAGACGTACCTTCAGGTATGGGAGCGAGTTGCTGCCGCATAA
- a CDS encoding putative Xaa-Pro dipeptidase (Syntenic homolog of Saccharomyces cerevisiae YFR006W) — MDLQNAALVTASSVLMFTALKQLLRTGELKGGAAVHKSTLTSVTSMMENQKYPAKRHNLNVKKCLLEKNPQLKATNTAIFISGAKLEGIKYCDQNKAFRQNRYFYYLSGCNIPASSLLFNFNTEELTLFLPDVDKENIMWSGLPLSIDEAYERYDVDSVAYASSIQKNLVGLDDFQLLTIDLDDVPSNIQPLLKIGGDDLFYALDECRMIKDEYELAMLRKACAITDKCHLSVMSAIPIEHNEGHMHAEFTYHAMRQGSKFQGYDPICCSGPNCGTLHYVKNDDGMEGKHSVLLDAGAEWENYTADVTRCFPINGTWTKEHREIYETVLDMQTQVMNRIKPGVSWDELHVLAHRVLIAHFLKLGIFKSEYTAEELLSSRASVAFFPHGLGHLLGMDTHDVGGNPNYDDPDPMMKYLRLRRPLKAGMVVTNEPGCYFNQFLIEEFLEKHPDKLKLVNRDVMSKYFYIGGVRIEDDVLVTETGYENLTKVTSDPNEIEKIVSAAIKKGRSHFHALA; from the coding sequence ATGGACTTGCAAAACGCGGCATTAGTGACAGCATCATCAGTGTTAATGTTCACTGCCTTGAAACAACTTCTTCGTACAGGTGAACTAAAAGGCGGAGCTGCAGTGCATAAAAGTACATTGACCAGTGTCACGTCCATGATGGAAAACCAGAAGTACCCAGCTAAGCGCCATAACCTGAACGTCAAGAAATGTTTGTTGGAGAAGAACCCCCAACTGAAGGCGACAAACACTGCGATATTTATATCCGGTGCGAAACTCGAGGGAATTAAATATTGCGATCAGAACAAGGCCTTCAGGCAAAATCGTTACTTCTACTATCTGTCCGGATGCAACATTCCAGCTTCTTCTCTTTTGTTCAACTTTAACACGGAAGAGCTAACACTATTCTTACCAGACGTTGACAAGGAAAATATTATGTGGTCGGGATTGCCGCTCTCAATTGATGAGGCATACGAAAGGTATGATGTTGATTCGGTGGCCTATGCGTCCAGCATTCAGAAAAACTTGGTTGGCCTAGATGACTTTCAATTGCTTACGATTGATCTGGATGATGTCCCCTCTAACATACAGCCTTTATTGAAGATCGGGGGAGATGATTTGTTTTACGCTTTGGACGAGTGTAGAATGATCAAAGATGAATACGAGCTAGCCATGCTCAGGAAGGCATGTGCGATTACGGACAAGTGTCATCTCTCAGTTATGTCTGCCATACCCATAGAACATAATGAGGGCCATATGCATGCAGAATTCACTTACCATGCCATGCGCCAAGGATCAAAGTTTCAGGGCTACGATCCTATTTGCTGCTCTGGGCCAAATTGCGGCACGTTACACTATGTGAAGAACGATGATGGTATGGAAGGTAAGCACTCCGTCTTACTTGATGCTGGGGCTGAATGGGAGAACTATACTGCAGATGTCACACGTTGTTTCCCCATCAACGGTACTTGGACAAAGGAACATCGAGAAATATATGAAACAGTCCTAGATATGCAGACACAAGTCATGAACCGCATTAAACCTGGTGTCAGCTGGGATGAACTACATGTTCTGGCGCATCGTGTCTTGATCGCTCACTTCCTGAAACTCGGTATTTTCAAATCGGAATATACTGCGGAGGAACTTCTGTCTTCCAGAGCGTCTGTTGCGTTTTTCCCGCATGGTTTGGGACACCTGTTGGGGATGGACACGCATGATGTCGGGGGCAATCCCAACTATGATGATCCTGACCCCATGATGAAATACTTACGGCTCCGTCGTCCATTAAAAGCTGGTATGGTTGTTACAAATGAACCTGGTTGCTACTTTAACCAATTCTTGATTGAGGAATTTTTGGAGAAGCATCCAGACAAGCTGAAGCTTGTCAACCGTGACGTGATGAGCAAGTATTTTTACATCGGCGGTGTCAGAATTGAGGATGATGTGCTGGTCACTGAAACTGGTTATGAAAACCTAACTAAGGTGACTAGTGACCCAAATGAGATCGAGAAGATCGTTTCTGCCGCAATAAAGAAAGGACGATCACACTTTCATGCATTAGCCTAA